One Ricinus communis isolate WT05 ecotype wild-type chromosome 2, ASM1957865v1, whole genome shotgun sequence DNA segment encodes these proteins:
- the LOC8267861 gene encoding tRNA pseudouridine synthase Pus10 isoform X4 encodes MSSETEAPLDSTLDAAAPVFSPTANAKFSIGDEDMRLFNEAVRSLPSHAVKDLLRNGICMRCIFRLLGVQGHIFFTYPLSRSLMHNILGESWKDDEDMKGCSTYNESGVDKEICNVCLGILQFIHRDDKGVLVKKHNAVNLCVSIAELIKQEGHQIDSFSLEVSIAPIIQENERVIRLYMERKYRSELWFQESVSKCICTKEALKFAIANPLERLLDVKSGPSSCRIRLTYTQAKPSGIAPNSVPGGEGCKRRKTGITDAPESVNNELINARNGCFDSSMYKGIDSSESSFCGLENHESSECIFPKEKVKEPCNLLFLCYRTPIYFGGRYLKFSRNVSQTRWIIDDERMGEASIEEIIGGSIFPMCQGDSYKFHAAGREDIDVRMLGSGRPFLVEIQNPRQLPSETLVKEIETKINNMHDKLVGVRHLKMVSNHGWTLMHEGEAEKQKQYCALVWISRPLEDQDLQSIASLKDMQILQRTPVRVLHRRSPLERQKIIHWMKIERLTGSCQYFLLHLCTQILGSLFPVLLNLLMLMGKNFMMFASSKMQKHSRL; translated from the exons ATGTCTAGCGAAACTGAAGCTCCCCTAGACAGCACTCTGGACGCGGCGGCGCCAGTTTTCTCACCTACCGCCAATGCCAAATTTTCCATTGGCGACGAGGACATGAGGCTTTTTAATGAAGCTGTTCGTTCTTTGCCTTCTCATGCCGTTAAAGATTTGCTGCGCAATGGG ATATGCATGAGATGCATCTTTCGGCTACTTGGAGTCCAAGGACATATTTTCTTTACCTATCCTCTCTCGCGGTCCCTGATGCATAATATACTTGGAGAGTCTTGGAAAGATGACGAAGATATGAAAGGTTGTTCTACATATAATGAATCAGGAGTTGATAAAGAAATATGCAATGTTTGTTTGGGCATCTTGCAATTCATTCATCGTGATGATAAAGGAGTACTAGTGAAAAAACACAATGCTGTTAACTTATGCGTATCAATTGCTGAATTAATAAAGCAAGAAGGTCATCAGATTGATAGCTTTTCACTTGAAGTCTCTATAGCACCAATTATCCAGGAAAATGAACGTGTTATTCG ATTGTATATGGAAAGGAAATACAGATCAGAGCTATGGTTCCAAGAAAGTGTTTCTAAATGTATTTGTACAAAGGAAGCACTAAAGTTTGCAATAGCAAATCCACTTGAAAGGTTGTTG GATGTAAAATCTGGTCCAAGCTCTTGCCGTATTCGTCTAACTTACACGCAAGCTAAGCCATCAGGTATAGCTCCAAATTCAGTGCCTGGAGGTGAAGGTTGCAAGAGAAGAAAAACAG GCATTACTGATGCTCCAGAGTCTGTTAATAATGAGTTAATCAATGCTAGGAATGGATGTTTTGATTCCTCTATGTACAAAGGAATTGATTCCTCTGAGAGTTCTTTCTGTGGTCTGGAAAATCATGAATCTTCTGAGTGCATCTTCCCCAAGGAAAAA GTAAAGGAGCCCTGCAACTTGTTATTTCTTTGTTACAGGACACCTATCTACTTTGGTGGAAGATACCTGAAG TTCTCAAGGAATGTAAGTCAGACACGTTGGATCATTGATGATGAAAGAATGGGAGAAGCATCCATTGAG GAGATAATCGGTGGCAGCATTTTTCCAATGTGTCAGGGTGATAGCTACAAGTTTCATGCAGCTGGTAGAGAGGATATTGAT GTCCGAATGCTGGGTTCTGGTAGGCCTTTCCTGGTCGAGATACAAAATCCCCGCCAACTCCCATCTGAGACCCttgtaaaagaaatagaaacaaaGATAAATAACATGCATGATAAATTG GTTGGCGTTAGACATCTTAAAATGGTATCCAATCACGGTTGGACTCTGATGCATGAAGGGGAAGCAGAAAAGCag AAGCAGTATTGTGCACTAGTGTGGATTTCACGCCCACTTGAGGATCAAGACTTGCAGTCTATTGCTTCCTTAAAGGATATG CAAATTTTGCAGAGAACACCAGTGAGGGTGCTCCACCGTCGAAGTCCATTAGAACGTCAAAAGATTATACATTG GATGAAAATCGAAAGGCTTACTGGGAGCTgtcaatattttcttttgcatctATGCACCCAG ATTCTTGGATCTCTCTTTCCTGTGCTACTTAACCTCTTGATGCTTATGGGAAAGAATTTTATGATGTTTGCGTCCAGCAAAATGCAAAAGCATTCACGACTTTAG
- the LOC8267861 gene encoding tRNA pseudouridine synthase Pus10 isoform X2, protein MSSETEAPLDSTLDAAAPVFSPTANAKFSIGDEDMRLFNEAVRSLPSHAVKDLLRNGICMRCIFRLLGVQGHIFFTYPLSRSLMHNILGESWKDDEDMKGCSTYNESGVDKEICNVCLGILQFIHRDDKGVLVKKHNAVNLCVSIAELIKQEGHQIDSFSLEVSIAPIIQENERVIRLYMERKYRSELWFQESVSKCICTKEALKFAIANPLERLLDVKSGPSSCRIRLTYTQAKPSGIAPNSVPGGEGCKRRKTGITDAPESVNNELINARNGCFDSSMYKGIDSSESSFCGLENHESSECIFPKEKVKEPCNLLFLCYRTPIYFGGRYLKFSRNVSQTRWIIDDERMGEASIEEIIGGSIFPMCQGDSYKFHAAGREDIDVRMLGSGRPFLVEIQNPRQLPSETLVKEIETKINNMHDKLVGVRHLKMVSNHGWTLMHEGEAEKQKQYCALVWISRPLEDQDLQSIASLKDMQILQRTPVRVLHRRSPLERQKIIHWMKIERLTGSCQYFLLHLCTQAGTYIKEFVHGDLGRTHPSIGSILGCRAEILQLDVTEVKMDCFLAE, encoded by the exons ATGTCTAGCGAAACTGAAGCTCCCCTAGACAGCACTCTGGACGCGGCGGCGCCAGTTTTCTCACCTACCGCCAATGCCAAATTTTCCATTGGCGACGAGGACATGAGGCTTTTTAATGAAGCTGTTCGTTCTTTGCCTTCTCATGCCGTTAAAGATTTGCTGCGCAATGGG ATATGCATGAGATGCATCTTTCGGCTACTTGGAGTCCAAGGACATATTTTCTTTACCTATCCTCTCTCGCGGTCCCTGATGCATAATATACTTGGAGAGTCTTGGAAAGATGACGAAGATATGAAAGGTTGTTCTACATATAATGAATCAGGAGTTGATAAAGAAATATGCAATGTTTGTTTGGGCATCTTGCAATTCATTCATCGTGATGATAAAGGAGTACTAGTGAAAAAACACAATGCTGTTAACTTATGCGTATCAATTGCTGAATTAATAAAGCAAGAAGGTCATCAGATTGATAGCTTTTCACTTGAAGTCTCTATAGCACCAATTATCCAGGAAAATGAACGTGTTATTCG ATTGTATATGGAAAGGAAATACAGATCAGAGCTATGGTTCCAAGAAAGTGTTTCTAAATGTATTTGTACAAAGGAAGCACTAAAGTTTGCAATAGCAAATCCACTTGAAAGGTTGTTG GATGTAAAATCTGGTCCAAGCTCTTGCCGTATTCGTCTAACTTACACGCAAGCTAAGCCATCAGGTATAGCTCCAAATTCAGTGCCTGGAGGTGAAGGTTGCAAGAGAAGAAAAACAG GCATTACTGATGCTCCAGAGTCTGTTAATAATGAGTTAATCAATGCTAGGAATGGATGTTTTGATTCCTCTATGTACAAAGGAATTGATTCCTCTGAGAGTTCTTTCTGTGGTCTGGAAAATCATGAATCTTCTGAGTGCATCTTCCCCAAGGAAAAA GTAAAGGAGCCCTGCAACTTGTTATTTCTTTGTTACAGGACACCTATCTACTTTGGTGGAAGATACCTGAAG TTCTCAAGGAATGTAAGTCAGACACGTTGGATCATTGATGATGAAAGAATGGGAGAAGCATCCATTGAG GAGATAATCGGTGGCAGCATTTTTCCAATGTGTCAGGGTGATAGCTACAAGTTTCATGCAGCTGGTAGAGAGGATATTGAT GTCCGAATGCTGGGTTCTGGTAGGCCTTTCCTGGTCGAGATACAAAATCCCCGCCAACTCCCATCTGAGACCCttgtaaaagaaatagaaacaaaGATAAATAACATGCATGATAAATTG GTTGGCGTTAGACATCTTAAAATGGTATCCAATCACGGTTGGACTCTGATGCATGAAGGGGAAGCAGAAAAGCag AAGCAGTATTGTGCACTAGTGTGGATTTCACGCCCACTTGAGGATCAAGACTTGCAGTCTATTGCTTCCTTAAAGGATATG CAAATTTTGCAGAGAACACCAGTGAGGGTGCTCCACCGTCGAAGTCCATTAGAACGTCAAAAGATTATACATTG GATGAAAATCGAAAGGCTTACTGGGAGCTgtcaatattttcttttgcatctATGCACCCAG GCTGGGACATATATCAAAGAATTTGTTCATGGGGATCTGGGACGTACACACCCAAG CATTGGATCGATTCTAGGATGCAGAGCAGAGATTTTGCAGCTTGATGTTACTGAAGTAAAAATGGATTGCTTCCTGGCTGAATGA
- the LOC8267861 gene encoding tRNA pseudouridine synthase Pus10 isoform X1: protein MSSETEAPLDSTLDAAAPVFSPTANAKFSIGDEDMRLFNEAVRSLPSHAVKDLLRNGICMRCIFRLLGVQGHIFFTYPLSRSLMHNILGESWKDDEDMKGCSTYNESGVDKEICNVCLGILQFIHRDDKGVLVKKHNAVNLCVSIAELIKQEGHQIDSFSLEVSIAPIIQENERVIRLYMERKYRSELWFQESVSKCICTKEALKFAIANPLERLLDVKSGPSSCRIRLTYTQAKPSGIAPNSVPGGEGCKRRKTGITDAPESVNNELINARNGCFDSSMYKGIDSSESSFCGLENHESSECIFPKEKVKEPCNLLFLCYRTPIYFGGRYLKFSRNVSQTRWIIDDERMGEASIEEIIGGSIFPMCQGDSYKFHAAGREDIDVRMLGSGRPFLVEIQNPRQLPSETLVKEIETKINNMHDKLVGVRHLKMVSNHGWTLMHEGEAEKQKQYCALVWISRPLEDQDLQSIASLKDMQILQRTPVRVLHRRSPLERQKIIHWMKIERLTGSCQYFLLHLCTQAGTYIKEFVHGDLGRTHPSWRALTLSIENEFMDSLAYAGAIRYSIGSILGCRAEILQLDVTEVKMDCFLAE, encoded by the exons ATGTCTAGCGAAACTGAAGCTCCCCTAGACAGCACTCTGGACGCGGCGGCGCCAGTTTTCTCACCTACCGCCAATGCCAAATTTTCCATTGGCGACGAGGACATGAGGCTTTTTAATGAAGCTGTTCGTTCTTTGCCTTCTCATGCCGTTAAAGATTTGCTGCGCAATGGG ATATGCATGAGATGCATCTTTCGGCTACTTGGAGTCCAAGGACATATTTTCTTTACCTATCCTCTCTCGCGGTCCCTGATGCATAATATACTTGGAGAGTCTTGGAAAGATGACGAAGATATGAAAGGTTGTTCTACATATAATGAATCAGGAGTTGATAAAGAAATATGCAATGTTTGTTTGGGCATCTTGCAATTCATTCATCGTGATGATAAAGGAGTACTAGTGAAAAAACACAATGCTGTTAACTTATGCGTATCAATTGCTGAATTAATAAAGCAAGAAGGTCATCAGATTGATAGCTTTTCACTTGAAGTCTCTATAGCACCAATTATCCAGGAAAATGAACGTGTTATTCG ATTGTATATGGAAAGGAAATACAGATCAGAGCTATGGTTCCAAGAAAGTGTTTCTAAATGTATTTGTACAAAGGAAGCACTAAAGTTTGCAATAGCAAATCCACTTGAAAGGTTGTTG GATGTAAAATCTGGTCCAAGCTCTTGCCGTATTCGTCTAACTTACACGCAAGCTAAGCCATCAGGTATAGCTCCAAATTCAGTGCCTGGAGGTGAAGGTTGCAAGAGAAGAAAAACAG GCATTACTGATGCTCCAGAGTCTGTTAATAATGAGTTAATCAATGCTAGGAATGGATGTTTTGATTCCTCTATGTACAAAGGAATTGATTCCTCTGAGAGTTCTTTCTGTGGTCTGGAAAATCATGAATCTTCTGAGTGCATCTTCCCCAAGGAAAAA GTAAAGGAGCCCTGCAACTTGTTATTTCTTTGTTACAGGACACCTATCTACTTTGGTGGAAGATACCTGAAG TTCTCAAGGAATGTAAGTCAGACACGTTGGATCATTGATGATGAAAGAATGGGAGAAGCATCCATTGAG GAGATAATCGGTGGCAGCATTTTTCCAATGTGTCAGGGTGATAGCTACAAGTTTCATGCAGCTGGTAGAGAGGATATTGAT GTCCGAATGCTGGGTTCTGGTAGGCCTTTCCTGGTCGAGATACAAAATCCCCGCCAACTCCCATCTGAGACCCttgtaaaagaaatagaaacaaaGATAAATAACATGCATGATAAATTG GTTGGCGTTAGACATCTTAAAATGGTATCCAATCACGGTTGGACTCTGATGCATGAAGGGGAAGCAGAAAAGCag AAGCAGTATTGTGCACTAGTGTGGATTTCACGCCCACTTGAGGATCAAGACTTGCAGTCTATTGCTTCCTTAAAGGATATG CAAATTTTGCAGAGAACACCAGTGAGGGTGCTCCACCGTCGAAGTCCATTAGAACGTCAAAAGATTATACATTG GATGAAAATCGAAAGGCTTACTGGGAGCTgtcaatattttcttttgcatctATGCACCCAG GCTGGGACATATATCAAAGAATTTGTTCATGGGGATCTGGGACGTACACACCCAAG TTGGCGTGCTCTGACCCTAAGCATAGAGAATGAATTTATGGACAGCCTTGCTTATGCTGGTGCCATTAGATATAG CATTGGATCGATTCTAGGATGCAGAGCAGAGATTTTGCAGCTTGATGTTACTGAAGTAAAAATGGATTGCTTCCTGGCTGAATGA
- the LOC8267861 gene encoding tRNA pseudouridine synthase Pus10 isoform X3: MSSETEAPLDSTLDAAAPVFSPTANAKFSIGDEDMRLFNEAVRSLPSHAVKDLLRNGICMRCIFRLLGVQGHIFFTYPLSRSLMHNILGESWKDDEDMKGCSTYNESGVDKEICNVCLGILQFIHRDDKGVLVKKHNAVNLCVSIAELIKQEGHQIDSFSLEVSIAPIIQENERVIRLYMERKYRSELWFQESVSKCICTKEALKFAIANPLERLLDVKSGPSSCRIRLTYTQAKPSGIAPNSVPGGEGCKRRKTGITDAPESVNNELINARNGCFDSSMYKGIDSSESSFCGLENHESSECIFPKEKVKEPCNLLFLCYRTPIYFGGRYLKFSRNVSQTRWIIDDERMGEASIEEIIGGSIFPMCQGDSYKFHAAGREDIDVRMLGSGRPFLVEIQNPRQLPSETLVKEIETKINNMHDKLVGVRHLKMVSNHGWTLMHEGEAEKQQILQRTPVRVLHRRSPLERQKIIHWMKIERLTGSCQYFLLHLCTQAGTYIKEFVHGDLGRTHPSWRALTLSIENEFMDSLAYAGAIRYSIGSILGCRAEILQLDVTEVKMDCFLAE, encoded by the exons ATGTCTAGCGAAACTGAAGCTCCCCTAGACAGCACTCTGGACGCGGCGGCGCCAGTTTTCTCACCTACCGCCAATGCCAAATTTTCCATTGGCGACGAGGACATGAGGCTTTTTAATGAAGCTGTTCGTTCTTTGCCTTCTCATGCCGTTAAAGATTTGCTGCGCAATGGG ATATGCATGAGATGCATCTTTCGGCTACTTGGAGTCCAAGGACATATTTTCTTTACCTATCCTCTCTCGCGGTCCCTGATGCATAATATACTTGGAGAGTCTTGGAAAGATGACGAAGATATGAAAGGTTGTTCTACATATAATGAATCAGGAGTTGATAAAGAAATATGCAATGTTTGTTTGGGCATCTTGCAATTCATTCATCGTGATGATAAAGGAGTACTAGTGAAAAAACACAATGCTGTTAACTTATGCGTATCAATTGCTGAATTAATAAAGCAAGAAGGTCATCAGATTGATAGCTTTTCACTTGAAGTCTCTATAGCACCAATTATCCAGGAAAATGAACGTGTTATTCG ATTGTATATGGAAAGGAAATACAGATCAGAGCTATGGTTCCAAGAAAGTGTTTCTAAATGTATTTGTACAAAGGAAGCACTAAAGTTTGCAATAGCAAATCCACTTGAAAGGTTGTTG GATGTAAAATCTGGTCCAAGCTCTTGCCGTATTCGTCTAACTTACACGCAAGCTAAGCCATCAGGTATAGCTCCAAATTCAGTGCCTGGAGGTGAAGGTTGCAAGAGAAGAAAAACAG GCATTACTGATGCTCCAGAGTCTGTTAATAATGAGTTAATCAATGCTAGGAATGGATGTTTTGATTCCTCTATGTACAAAGGAATTGATTCCTCTGAGAGTTCTTTCTGTGGTCTGGAAAATCATGAATCTTCTGAGTGCATCTTCCCCAAGGAAAAA GTAAAGGAGCCCTGCAACTTGTTATTTCTTTGTTACAGGACACCTATCTACTTTGGTGGAAGATACCTGAAG TTCTCAAGGAATGTAAGTCAGACACGTTGGATCATTGATGATGAAAGAATGGGAGAAGCATCCATTGAG GAGATAATCGGTGGCAGCATTTTTCCAATGTGTCAGGGTGATAGCTACAAGTTTCATGCAGCTGGTAGAGAGGATATTGAT GTCCGAATGCTGGGTTCTGGTAGGCCTTTCCTGGTCGAGATACAAAATCCCCGCCAACTCCCATCTGAGACCCttgtaaaagaaatagaaacaaaGATAAATAACATGCATGATAAATTG GTTGGCGTTAGACATCTTAAAATGGTATCCAATCACGGTTGGACTCTGATGCATGAAGGGGAAGCAGAAAAGCag CAAATTTTGCAGAGAACACCAGTGAGGGTGCTCCACCGTCGAAGTCCATTAGAACGTCAAAAGATTATACATTG GATGAAAATCGAAAGGCTTACTGGGAGCTgtcaatattttcttttgcatctATGCACCCAG GCTGGGACATATATCAAAGAATTTGTTCATGGGGATCTGGGACGTACACACCCAAG TTGGCGTGCTCTGACCCTAAGCATAGAGAATGAATTTATGGACAGCCTTGCTTATGCTGGTGCCATTAGATATAG CATTGGATCGATTCTAGGATGCAGAGCAGAGATTTTGCAGCTTGATGTTACTGAAGTAAAAATGGATTGCTTCCTGGCTGAATGA